The following are encoded in a window of Lacinutrix sp. WUR7 genomic DNA:
- the recO gene encoding DNA repair protein RecO gives MIAKTNAIVLSKIKYGDNDLIIKCYTREFGVVSFLQKGILKSKKGKVKKAYFQLLTQLQLEITYQDNRSLQYIKEVKPHVIYATLHNDILKSTIVMFLSEVLSTSLQEEEKNESLYEYLETTLQWLDMQRSCSNFHLLFLLKLTKHLGFYPEQNLNNAAFFNLKDGRFQEKPTDFYSTSGENLTLLKQLLGTIFDDLSEIKINATQRQAFLTMLLLYFDLHLGSFKKPKSLEIFNQVFNT, from the coding sequence ATGATTGCTAAAACCAACGCCATTGTTTTATCTAAAATAAAGTATGGCGATAACGATTTAATTATAAAATGCTATACCAGAGAATTTGGCGTCGTGAGTTTTTTGCAAAAAGGCATTTTAAAATCTAAAAAAGGCAAGGTAAAAAAAGCATATTTTCAATTACTAACACAGCTTCAATTAGAAATAACATACCAAGACAATAGATCCCTTCAATATATTAAGGAAGTAAAACCGCATGTTATTTATGCTACCCTTCACAATGATATTTTAAAAAGTACCATTGTTATGTTCTTATCGGAAGTATTATCTACATCCCTTCAAGAAGAAGAAAAAAACGAATCGCTTTACGAGTATTTAGAAACCACTTTGCAATGGCTGGATATGCAGCGTAGCTGTTCTAATTTTCATTTATTGTTTTTATTGAAGCTCACCAAGCACCTTGGGTTTTATCCAGAACAAAACCTAAATAACGCTGCTTTTTTTAATTTAAAAGATGGCCGATTTCAAGAAAAACCAACAGATTTTTATAGTACTTCCGGAGAAAATTTAACGCTTCTAAAACAGTTGCTAGGCACAATTTTTGATGACTTATCTGAAATTAAAATTAACGCAACACAAAGGCAGGCTTTTTTAACTATGTTACTGTTGTATTTTGATTTACATTTGGGGAGTTTCAAGAAACCGAAATCCCTAGAAATTTTTAATCAAGTTTTTAATACCTAA
- a CDS encoding TonB-dependent receptor: MKHFCILIFCLFASLFTQAQQITVINKETGETLPSVAIYNQSKTKSTITNLDGKASLDAFKASDILYFQHLSYNVFSILKSKITASKVALTANAQDLEEVVVSASKFKQSKKDIPQKITNISAKDIQFSNPQTSADLLEQSGQVYIQKSQLGGGSPMIRGFSTNRLLLTVDGVRMNNAIFRGGNLQNVISVDPFSIQNTEVTLGAGSIIYGSDAIGGVMSFYTKTPKLSYTDSLKFNANAAVRYASASNEKTGHLDFNIGLKKWAFFTNASYTYFDDLRMGSHGPDDYLRPEYVETINGEDVMVANSNPKIQKFTGYDQINLMQKVRYEASNDLSFDLGLYYSATSDYPRYDRLIRYKGDDLRSAQWDYGPQKWFMSHFGLTKLSSGSDLYDKIKFVTAYQNFQESRIDRDFQSTIQDNTEEHVDAYSANLDFEKRLSPKTELFYGVEYVYNQVFSKAYAKNIETNETEAIVTRYPDNSSWQSAAAYASLKYKPNTKFVLQSGIRYNHVSYKADFTENNVFLDLPFDTTKSDFGAFTGTAGISWLPNKTIQWKLNASTAFRAPNIDDVGKVFDSEPGAVVVPNENLKPEYAYSGELGLKLDFNNVFILDLATYYTYLDDALVRRDFTLNGETEIMYNGELSQVQAMQNASKAWIYGFEVGMKVNLSKKIQFSSQYNVIGGTEEDHDIEVPVRHIAPNFGNTHLTWKSDKLKLDAFAEYNNELSFLDLAPSEIEKDYIYALDNNGNPYSPSWYTLNFSAQMEVYKNTTVTASLENITDQRYKTYSSGIAAPGRNLIIAVSYSL; encoded by the coding sequence ATGAAGCATTTTTGTATTCTTATTTTTTGCCTTTTTGCCAGCCTTTTTACCCAAGCACAACAAATAACAGTTATAAATAAGGAAACAGGCGAAACCTTGCCAAGTGTTGCTATATATAACCAAAGTAAAACGAAAAGTACCATTACCAATCTAGATGGTAAAGCAAGTTTAGATGCTTTTAAGGCTTCCGATATTTTATACTTTCAACACCTTTCTTATAATGTATTTTCTATTTTAAAGTCTAAAATAACAGCTTCAAAAGTAGCACTTACTGCTAATGCACAAGATTTAGAAGAAGTGGTAGTATCTGCTTCCAAATTTAAACAGAGTAAAAAAGATATTCCGCAAAAAATAACCAATATAAGTGCTAAAGATATTCAGTTTTCCAATCCGCAAACAAGTGCCGATTTATTAGAACAATCTGGTCAAGTATATATTCAAAAAAGTCAATTAGGTGGAGGAAGCCCAATGATTAGAGGTTTTTCTACCAATAGACTACTACTTACTGTAGACGGCGTACGTATGAATAATGCTATTTTTCGTGGTGGTAATCTTCAAAATGTAATATCTGTAGATCCTTTTAGCATTCAAAATACAGAGGTAACGCTTGGTGCTGGTTCTATTATTTATGGTAGTGATGCTATTGGTGGAGTGATGAGCTTTTATACCAAAACACCAAAATTATCGTATACCGACTCTCTTAAATTTAACGCCAACGCTGCGGTTAGATATGCTTCGGCTTCTAATGAAAAAACAGGGCATTTGGATTTTAATATCGGACTCAAAAAATGGGCGTTTTTTACCAATGCGAGTTATACCTATTTTGATGACTTAAGAATGGGGTCTCATGGTCCAGATGATTACTTAAGACCAGAATACGTAGAGACCATTAATGGTGAAGATGTTATGGTAGCAAATAGCAATCCGAAGATTCAAAAATTCACAGGTTATGATCAAATTAATCTGATGCAAAAAGTACGCTATGAAGCATCCAATGATTTAAGTTTCGATCTAGGTTTGTATTATTCTGCAACTTCAGATTACCCAAGATACGATAGATTAATACGTTATAAAGGTGATGATTTACGTTCTGCACAATGGGATTACGGCCCACAAAAATGGTTTATGTCTCATTTCGGATTAACGAAACTAAGTAGTGGTTCCGACTTATACGATAAAATAAAATTTGTAACCGCATATCAAAACTTTCAGGAAAGCAGAATCGATAGAGATTTTCAATCCACAATTCAAGATAATACCGAAGAGCATGTAGATGCCTATTCTGCAAATCTGGATTTCGAAAAACGATTAAGCCCGAAAACAGAACTATTCTATGGTGTAGAATATGTCTATAATCAAGTGTTTTCTAAAGCATACGCAAAAAATATAGAAACCAACGAAACCGAAGCGATTGTAACCAGGTATCCAGATAATTCTAGTTGGCAATCGGCAGCAGCGTATGCGAGTTTAAAGTATAAACCAAATACCAAGTTTGTTTTACAATCGGGTATTCGTTATAACCACGTTTCCTATAAAGCAGATTTCACAGAAAACAATGTATTTTTAGATTTGCCATTCGATACTACTAAAAGTGACTTTGGCGCATTTACAGGAACCGCAGGAATAAGTTGGTTGCCTAATAAAACTATACAATGGAAATTGAACGCATCTACCGCATTTAGAGCACCAAATATTGACGATGTTGGTAAAGTTTTTGACAGCGAACCAGGAGCAGTAGTGGTACCAAACGAAAACCTAAAACCAGAATACGCCTATAGTGGTGAATTAGGACTGAAATTAGATTTCAATAATGTATTCATTTTAGATCTAGCAACCTATTACACCTATTTAGACGATGCCTTAGTACGACGCGATTTCACCTTAAATGGCGAAACCGAAATCATGTACAATGGCGAACTAAGTCAGGTGCAAGCCATGCAAAACGCATCTAAAGCATGGATTTATGGTTTTGAAGTTGGTATGAAAGTCAATCTATCTAAAAAAATACAGTTTAGCTCACAATACAATGTGATTGGTGGTACCGAAGAAGATCATGACATCGAAGTTCCGGTAAGACATATTGCACCAAATTTTGGAAATACACACCTTACGTGGAAATCGGATAAACTAAAATTAGATGCTTTTGCAGAATATAATAACGAGTTATCGTTTCTAGATTTAGCGCCTTCAGAAATAGAAAAAGATTATATTTATGCATTAGATAACAACGGAAATCCATATTCTCCTTCTTGGTATACACTAAATTTTAGTGCGCAAATGGAGGTCTATAAAAATACTACAGTGACCGCGAGTTTAGAGAATATTACAGATCAACGTTATAAGACCTATTCCTCTGGTATTGCTGCTCCAGGAAGAAATTTAATTATAGCAGTGAGCTATTCTTTATAA
- a CDS encoding choice-of-anchor D domain-containing protein encodes MKKKYSLLFIAFLCAFVSGFGQTYNQITTVGALTDGNYLIVGDGYTNQGLMKNTTSGSVLIDYTTITSPGATITTGYTAANVFIITVSGGNITIYNANEGYASWGRSGATANDADFYNGTVANTERWTPTVSGGLWTLANVSNSARMLQWNNGSPRFVAYTSNQVKLKLYKLAAPASPNITATPTTITGLDYVFGTGPSPSQSFTIEGALLTNDIVLTPPTNYEISNDDASWVSNPSTLTVSESGGNASQTIYVRLKSGLSVNNYDEVISATSTGATDVDIDLEGEVSAACSTPSSASNLLFSNITASAMDVAFTTSGADNYLVIQSTTSTLSVNPTDTNTYIVGNSLGGGTIVYNGSGNSFTDSGLSSITTYYYFVFAYNDTACGGGPLYATSVSNNDTTISGPCFTMYGRNFSNTSGYTVNSGTNAKRLASGSSPGSIFTDPLPGVSGDVTVQFNAEGWDGDENQVTVTLNGVSQFFNTIADGSFNVYSASFTGVPANSVLEFSTVSGKRITIELVELYCIASTPEPEIEIQGNSTEIVNGATTPNALDDTYFGNVAIAGGTAVHTFTIYNTGTADLTLTNASPYVTIGGANAGDFTLTANPSSPISDGGNTTFSIEFDPSGLGARQATISIANDDGDENPYTFDIEGNGSNSSASDIISDSGYTYTSNIPYINFQNAGPFTNTTGSVGVYRFIIQDGGASTDTDALGTELTDITFNVGTAHINYIRNAGLFNGNAMRANNPAINTAAGTITFSGLSGANFTAPDNGTLTLTLRVSFNATVSDNEQLQFTISNATANSTGSVFASTDAGGANSSIIGDRNRIEVTADRLNFLQQPSTTSTNATMTPAVQVEATDINTNIDLDWTGNISITSTGTMTGDPITQPTASSIATFNSVVHTVSGTGFTLTASASGLLNGISSPFDIILFTFNSGDFRPKYATDFSYNGDWEYFNGSAWVNVPDGNAPQNTSTTITRILIDQYVTGGGSASNNYDCDILVMAGGTLELLENDNPPVATEFLSAGNTLEVQSTAELIIRGDIDLASTTNLIVRDGAKMTIDQGTMTNVHPIWDGVEKFEGGSMVEINDWDWGASATQRSLINVANAITNNDNGYKFGNLYFNPTSLLDHWTVVGSSLNINVTENDFEINNNSSFYVLGMSNRTANISSTYGGNILVTDGAFTFGGSFSNDTFDQNFLVLGNVTVNSNDDFYVHHAFNGTPTVTAGNSPVIIEGNLEISSTVNTVNSDVTTKEIIFSGDNSHTIEVAPNCSNVPFVIESGDTATLLNENLKFTGDSSIEVESGAIFDFSFNGTTALEVQDISGARNRFTQLDGATLFITHPQGIWDSSTQGNVEDFAATNTSYGQTATFHYVGRENQVTGDALTTGSTGKLVYVNLIDNTKTLNLSNNIGIANAITLDSNGGKLEIQQGIVIGTNTGDFSGSGRLVMTDGEYRISTITNTQLTDYLPQLSNYSSYSLTGGIVHLNGTGTDNTQILSGVPNYVNLSFSGSNVLEGLPPLPPGLPTYKGISSAASVSNNITISEDAIVDIKNWSLGGSGTNLIMEDQGRFIMAGAGTKPDATGNYSFEPNTTIEFNSNGGFESVRLSNPVPDYANIVVSGDNVGTIANGSGPNSFIQFQSNGSFTVTGTGTFKQSNTNGFSGLANTSLSNANSPIITLLDNSTIEYQGANQNITPFSPEYKNVTISGTGIKTLGNPTNILVGEDLNMVASALTINSPEVLTVDDGVIVTGGDLTIEDSGSLIQINDTDTNSGPITMKRNANIRKLDYVYWSSPVDGFSINDVYGATTPTNRIYRWNPTIANPNGGQGNWVSAAGETMQRGVGYIVRGPESYTTTAANITSTFNNGKPFNGEFTVDVFRGSDEGEEDDDWNLIGNPYPSAINALSFLSNTVNTNVIDGFVNIWTHGNLPSNGTIDPFYDNFGSNYTANDYITHNGTGTTNGPSGFNGDIAAGQSFMVNMLNTSNDKVEFKNDMRNKAYVNSDFFRNEQVDEKHRIWLDLVSENASTTRILVGYVDHATQQRDRLYDAITDNQNFYSLIDNENFVIQGRALPFDDADSIPLGLHVPSQNNHTIAIAAIDGLFETENQTIYLKDNALGFIHNLSEAPYTFTSETGEHNDRFEIVFKETALSINENELNSAFTMIEQPDGTVKFSTSNALQIKNVKVYDVLGRLLYNLNGNSSTEIYTLDKLSQAAYLAKVTLSNDVVITKKAIKRN; translated from the coding sequence ATGAAAAAGAAATACTCTCTATTATTTATAGCCTTTTTATGTGCTTTTGTGTCTGGTTTTGGGCAGACATACAATCAAATCACAACTGTAGGAGCACTTACCGATGGTAATTATCTAATTGTTGGTGATGGTTACACTAATCAAGGTTTGATGAAAAATACAACTTCTGGTAGTGTACTTATAGATTACACTACAATTACAAGTCCTGGTGCTACAATTACTACTGGATATACAGCTGCTAACGTTTTTATTATTACTGTTTCTGGTGGTAACATTACTATTTACAACGCAAATGAAGGCTATGCTTCTTGGGGAAGAAGTGGAGCAACAGCAAACGATGCAGATTTTTATAATGGCACTGTAGCAAATACAGAAAGATGGACACCAACAGTAAGTGGTGGATTATGGACTTTAGCTAATGTTTCAAATTCAGCACGAATGTTACAATGGAATAATGGCTCTCCTCGTTTTGTTGCATACACGTCAAACCAAGTAAAATTAAAACTATATAAATTAGCTGCACCTGCTAGCCCAAACATTACAGCAACACCAACTACAATTACAGGTTTAGATTACGTTTTTGGTACAGGTCCTTCTCCTTCTCAAAGTTTTACTATTGAGGGAGCTTTATTAACAAACGATATTGTTTTAACTCCACCAACTAACTATGAGATTTCTAATGATGATGCTTCGTGGGTAAGCAATCCTTCCACTTTAACCGTTTCAGAATCTGGCGGAAATGCTAGTCAAACAATTTATGTACGTTTAAAATCTGGTCTATCTGTAAACAACTATGATGAAGTGATTTCTGCTACAAGCACAGGAGCAACAGACGTTGATATTGATTTGGAAGGTGAAGTAAGTGCCGCTTGCTCAACACCTAGTTCTGCCTCAAACCTATTATTTTCAAACATTACAGCTAGTGCAATGGATGTTGCTTTTACAACCTCTGGAGCAGATAATTATTTAGTAATACAAAGTACAACTAGTACTTTAAGTGTTAATCCAACAGACACAAATACTTATATTGTTGGTAATAGTTTAGGAGGAGGAACCATAGTTTACAATGGTTCTGGAAATTCTTTTACAGACAGTGGATTGAGTTCAATTACTACTTATTACTATTTTGTATTTGCTTATAATGATACAGCTTGTGGAGGTGGCCCTCTATATGCAACTTCAGTTTCCAATAATGATACTACTATTAGTGGGCCTTGTTTTACAATGTATGGTAGAAATTTTTCAAACACATCGGGTTATACTGTTAACAGTGGTACTAACGCAAAACGGTTAGCTTCTGGAAGTAGTCCTGGTTCAATTTTTACAGATCCATTACCTGGAGTATCTGGAGATGTAACGGTTCAATTTAATGCTGAAGGATGGGATGGTGATGAAAACCAAGTAACCGTTACCTTAAACGGCGTTTCGCAATTTTTTAATACCATTGCAGATGGTTCTTTTAATGTATATTCAGCATCTTTTACAGGTGTTCCGGCAAACTCTGTTTTAGAGTTTTCTACAGTTTCCGGAAAAAGAATTACTATTGAATTAGTAGAGCTATATTGTATTGCCTCCACACCAGAACCAGAAATAGAAATCCAAGGAAACAGTACAGAAATTGTAAATGGCGCAACTACACCAAACGCTTTAGACGACACCTATTTTGGTAACGTAGCCATTGCAGGGGGCACAGCAGTGCACACTTTTACAATTTATAATACAGGTACTGCAGATTTAACTTTAACCAATGCTAGTCCTTATGTTACTATTGGAGGAGCAAATGCTGGAGATTTTACGTTAACAGCAAACCCTAGCTCACCAATTAGTGACGGAGGAAACACCACATTCTCGATAGAATTTGACCCTAGTGGATTAGGTGCAAGACAGGCAACAATAAGTATTGCCAATGATGATGGTGATGAAAATCCTTATACATTTGATATCGAAGGAAATGGTTCTAATAGTAGTGCTTCAGATATTATAAGTGATTCTGGTTATACATATACTTCAAATATCCCTTATATTAATTTTCAAAATGCAGGTCCTTTTACCAACACCACGGGTAGCGTTGGAGTTTACAGATTTATAATACAAGATGGTGGTGCTTCAACAGACACGGACGCGCTTGGTACAGAACTTACCGATATTACATTTAACGTTGGAACAGCACATATTAATTATATTAGAAATGCTGGTTTATTTAATGGAAACGCTATGCGTGCCAATAATCCTGCCATTAATACGGCTGCAGGAACTATTACATTTTCAGGATTGTCTGGAGCTAATTTTACCGCACCAGATAATGGAACTTTAACATTAACATTAAGAGTTAGTTTTAATGCAACAGTAAGTGATAACGAACAATTACAATTTACAATAAGTAATGCAACAGCAAACAGTACGGGCTCTGTATTTGCTTCAACAGATGCAGGAGGAGCTAATTCTAGTATTATTGGTGATAGAAACCGTATTGAGGTAACGGCAGACAGGTTAAACTTTTTACAACAACCAAGTACTACAAGTACAAATGCAACTATGACTCCTGCTGTTCAAGTGGAAGCTACTGATATTAATACCAATATAGATTTAGATTGGACAGGAAACATTTCTATTACATCTACTGGTACTATGACAGGTGATCCAATTACACAGCCAACTGCTAGTAGCATAGCTACTTTTAATAGTGTTGTTCATACAGTTTCTGGAACTGGATTTACTTTAACAGCAAGTGCTTCTGGTCTATTAAATGGTATATCTAGTCCTTTTGATATTATATTATTCACTTTCAATTCTGGTGATTTTAGACCAAAATATGCTACTGATTTTTCTTATAATGGAGATTGGGAATATTTTAATGGCTCGGCTTGGGTAAATGTACCTGATGGTAATGCACCACAAAACACATCTACAACTATAACACGTATTTTAATTGATCAATACGTTACAGGAGGTGGAAGTGCTAGTAATAATTACGACTGTGATATTTTAGTTATGGCAGGAGGAACTCTTGAATTACTAGAAAATGATAATCCACCTGTTGCTACCGAATTTTTATCAGCAGGAAACACTTTAGAAGTACAATCTACTGCTGAACTAATAATTAGAGGTGATATCGATTTAGCAAGCACAACAAACTTAATCGTTCGAGATGGTGCAAAAATGACTATCGATCAAGGAACCATGACTAATGTCCACCCAATTTGGGATGGCGTTGAGAAGTTTGAAGGAGGCTCTATGGTAGAGATTAATGACTGGGATTGGGGAGCGTCAGCTACTCAAAGAAGTTTAATAAATGTTGCTAATGCAATTACTAATAATGATAATGGTTATAAATTTGGTAATCTATATTTTAATCCTACAAGTTTATTAGACCATTGGACAGTTGTTGGAAGTAGTTTGAATATTAATGTTACAGAAAATGATTTTGAAATAAATAACAATTCTTCTTTTTATGTTTTAGGTATGTCTAATAGAACTGCTAATATCTCTTCCACTTATGGAGGTAATATATTAGTCACTGATGGTGCTTTCACTTTTGGAGGTTCTTTTTCAAATGATACTTTTGACCAAAACTTTTTAGTGCTTGGTAATGTTACAGTTAATAGTAATGATGATTTTTATGTACACCATGCTTTTAATGGTACGCCAACTGTTACTGCAGGAAATTCCCCAGTAATTATTGAAGGAAATCTGGAGATTAGTTCTACAGTTAACACAGTAAATAGTGATGTAACTACAAAAGAGATTATATTTAGTGGTGATAATTCTCATACAATTGAAGTTGCTCCTAATTGTAGTAATGTTCCTTTTGTAATAGAAAGTGGAGATACTGCAACCTTATTAAATGAAAACTTAAAGTTTACTGGAGATTCTAGTATAGAAGTTGAAAGTGGAGCTATTTTCGATTTTAGCTTTAATGGTACAACTGCTCTAGAAGTGCAAGACATATCAGGAGCTAGAAATAGATTTACGCAACTAGATGGGGCAACTTTATTTATAACACATCCACAAGGCATTTGGGATAGTAGTACACAGGGTAATGTTGAAGATTTTGCTGCAACGAATACATCTTATGGTCAAACCGCAACATTTCATTATGTTGGAAGAGAAAATCAAGTTACTGGTGATGCTTTAACCACGGGTTCTACAGGAAAACTAGTTTACGTAAATCTTATAGATAATACCAAAACACTTAACTTAAGTAATAATATTGGTATTGCAAACGCAATAACGTTAGACTCTAATGGTGGTAAATTAGAAATTCAACAAGGAATTGTTATCGGAACCAATACTGGAGATTTTTCTGGAAGTGGAAGATTGGTAATGACGGATGGTGAATACAGAATAAGTACTATTACTAATACGCAATTGACAGATTATTTACCGCAATTAAGTAACTACAGTAGCTACTCCTTAACAGGCGGAATTGTGCATTTAAATGGTACAGGAACAGATAATACACAAATTTTATCTGGAGTACCTAATTATGTAAATTTATCCTTTAGTGGTTCTAACGTTTTAGAAGGATTACCTCCATTACCTCCAGGATTACCAACATACAAGGGTATTAGTAGTGCCGCAAGTGTTTCTAACAATATCACCATATCTGAAGATGCTATTGTAGATATCAAAAACTGGTCTTTAGGTGGTTCTGGCACAAATTTAATCATGGAAGATCAAGGTAGATTTATAATGGCTGGGGCTGGAACGAAACCAGATGCTACTGGAAATTACTCCTTTGAACCAAATACAACTATCGAGTTTAATAGTAATGGAGGCTTTGAATCTGTTAGGTTATCTAATCCAGTGCCTGATTATGCAAACATTGTAGTTTCAGGTGATAATGTAGGAACCATTGCAAATGGTTCTGGACCAAACTCCTTTATTCAATTTCAATCTAACGGTTCGTTTACAGTTACCGGAACAGGTACTTTTAAACAATCTAATACCAATGGTTTTTCAGGTCTTGCAAACACTTCTTTAAGCAATGCGAATAGCCCTATAATTACGTTACTTGATAATTCTACTATTGAGTATCAAGGAGCAAATCAAAACATTACACCTTTTAGTCCGGAGTATAAAAATGTAACTATTTCTGGAACTGGAATTAAAACCTTAGGAAATCCTACAAATATTTTAGTTGGTGAAGATTTAAATATGGTAGCTAGTGCCTTAACTATTAATTCTCCTGAAGTTTTAACGGTAGATGACGGTGTAATTGTAACTGGTGGTGATTTAACTATTGAAGACTCTGGTAGTTTGATTCAAATAAACGATACAGATACTAATAGTGGACCAATAACCATGAAGCGTAATGCTAATATTAGAAAATTAGATTATGTGTATTGGTCATCCCCTGTTGATGGTTTTTCTATCAATGATGTTTACGGTGCAACTACACCAACAAATAGAATTTATCGTTGGAATCCAACGATTGCAAATCCAAATGGCGGACAAGGAAACTGGGTATCTGCCGCTGGAGAAACTATGCAAAGAGGTGTTGGATATATTGTTAGAGGTCCAGAGTCTTATACAACAACTGCCGCAAACATAACATCCACTTTTAATAATGGTAAACCTTTTAATGGAGAATTTACAGTAGATGTTTTTAGAGGTAGTGATGAAGGAGAAGAAGATGATGATTGGAATTTAATAGGAAATCCGTATCCATCTGCTATAAATGCGCTTTCGTTTTTATCAAACACTGTTAACACCAACGTTATAGATGGTTTTGTTAATATTTGGACACACGGCAACCTGCCTTCGAATGGAACTATTGATCCTTTTTATGATAATTTTGGTTCTAATTATACCGCTAATGATTACATAACACATAACGGAACTGGAACTACTAATGGACCATCAGGGTTTAATGGAGACATAGCAGCTGGGCAAAGCTTTATGGTTAATATGTTAAATACTAGCAATGATAAAGTAGAATTTAAAAATGATATGCGAAACAAAGCATATGTTAATTCAGACTTTTTTAGAAATGAACAAGTAGATGAAAAACATCGTATTTGGTTAGATTTAGTTTCTGAAAACGCATCTACAACGCGTATTTTAGTTGGTTATGTGGATCATGCAACACAACAACGTGATCGTTTATATGATGCGATTACAGATAATCAAAACTTCTATTCTTTAATTGACAATGAAAACTTTGTTATACAAGGTCGTGCATTACCATTTGATGATGCTGATAGCATTCCATTAGGTTTACATGTTCCTTCTCAAAACAACCACACTATTGCTATTGCTGCAATAGACGGCTTGTTTGAAACCGAAAACCAAACCATTTATTTAAAAGATAATGCCTTAGGATTTATTCATAATTTAAGTGAAGCTCCTTATACTTTCACTTCGGAAACTGGAGAACACAACGACCGTTTTGAAATTGTATTTAAAGAAACTGCTCTTTCTATAAATGAAAACGAATTAAACAGCGCCTTTACCATGATAGAACAACCAGATGGCACGGTGAAGTTTAGCACTTCTAATGCTTTACAAATTAAAAATGTAAAAGTATATGATGTATTAGGTAGACTACTATATAACCTAAACGGAAACAGTAGTACAGAAATCTATACTTTAGATAAACTAAGCCAAGCTGCTTATCTTGCTAAAGTCACTTTATCTAATGATGTAGTGATTACTAAAAAGGCTATTAAAAGAAACTAA